The Streptomyces avermitilis MA-4680 = NBRC 14893 genome contains a region encoding:
- a CDS encoding DUF58 domain-containing protein, whose product MALTGRAALLAALGTLPVGIWEPSWAGILAVNAPLALGCACDFALAAPVRRLGLTRSGDTSVRLGETVDVTLTVTNPSGRPLRARLRDAWPPSSWEPGTEVAASRHRLTVPPGERRRLTTRLRPTRRGDRQAARVTIRSYGPLGLFSRQGSHKVPWTVRVLPPFTSRKHLPSKLARLRELDGRTSVLIRGQGTEFDSLREYVPGDDTRSIDWRATARQSTVAVRTWRPERDRHILLALDTGRTSAGRVGDAPRLDASMDAALLLAALASRAGDRVDLLAYDRRVRALVQGRAARDVLPSLVNAMATLEPELIETDARGLTATALRTAPRRSLIVLLTSLDAAPIEEGLLPVLPRLTQRHTVLVASVADPYIAHMATARGNTDAVYEAAAAAQAQTDRHRTAEQLRRHGVTVVDATPDDLAPALADAYLALKAAGRL is encoded by the coding sequence ATGGCACTCACGGGACGCGCCGCCCTGCTGGCGGCTCTCGGCACCCTCCCCGTAGGCATCTGGGAACCCAGCTGGGCCGGCATCCTCGCCGTCAACGCTCCCCTGGCACTGGGCTGCGCCTGCGACTTCGCGCTGGCCGCCCCCGTACGCCGCTTGGGCCTCACCCGCTCCGGCGACACATCCGTACGTCTCGGTGAAACGGTCGACGTGACGCTCACCGTCACGAACCCTTCGGGCCGCCCTTTGCGCGCCCGTCTGCGCGACGCCTGGCCGCCGAGCAGTTGGGAGCCGGGTACCGAAGTAGCCGCGTCCCGGCACCGCCTGACGGTCCCTCCGGGCGAACGCCGCCGTCTGACGACCCGGCTGCGCCCCACCCGCCGTGGCGACCGCCAGGCGGCCCGCGTCACCATCCGCTCATACGGCCCGCTCGGCCTGTTCTCCCGTCAGGGGAGCCACAAAGTCCCCTGGACGGTACGAGTCCTGCCGCCCTTCACGAGCCGCAAGCATCTCCCTTCCAAGCTGGCGCGCCTACGCGAACTCGACGGCCGCACCAGCGTGCTGATCCGCGGTCAGGGCACGGAGTTCGACAGCCTCCGCGAGTACGTTCCTGGTGACGACACCCGCTCGATCGACTGGCGGGCGACAGCCCGCCAGTCGACGGTCGCCGTGCGCACCTGGCGTCCCGAACGTGACCGCCACATCCTTCTGGCCCTCGACACGGGCCGCACCTCGGCCGGCCGAGTCGGCGACGCGCCGCGCCTGGATGCTTCCATGGACGCGGCCCTCCTCCTCGCGGCCCTGGCCTCCCGGGCCGGCGACCGCGTGGACCTCCTCGCCTACGACCGCCGGGTACGCGCCCTGGTCCAGGGCCGCGCGGCACGCGACGTCCTCCCGTCCCTGGTCAACGCAATGGCGACACTGGAACCGGAGCTCATTGAAACGGACGCGCGCGGACTTACGGCGACCGCACTGCGGACGGCCCCGCGCCGCTCCCTGATCGTCCTGTTGACCAGCCTCGACGCAGCCCCCATCGAGGAGGGGCTCCTCCCGGTGCTGCCCAGGCTCACCCAGCGCCATACGGTCCTGGTCGCATCGGTGGCGGACCCGTACATCGCCCACATGGCGACGGCACGCGGCAACACGGACGCGGTCTACGAGGCTGCCGCCGCGGCTCAGGCTCAGACGGACCGCCATCGCACGGCCGAACAACTGCGCCGTCACGGAGTCACGGTCGTCGACGCGACTCCGGACGACCTCGCACCTGCCCTGGCCGACGCGTATCTGGCACTGAAGGCCGCCGGCCGCCTATGA
- a CDS encoding AAA family ATPase, with amino-acid sequence MAPTTDNAGFAGDAGTARSSLEALRTEIAKAVVGQDPAVTGLVVALLCRGHVLLEGVPGVAKTLLVRALASALELETKRVQFTPDLMPSDITGSLVYDARTAEFSFQPGPVFTNLLLADEINRTPPKTQSSLLEAMEERQVTVDGTPRPLPEPFLVAATQNPVEYEGTYPLPEAQLDRFLLKLTIPLPSRQDEIDVLTRHAEGFNPRDLRAAGVRPVAGPADLEAARAAVAKTAVSPEITGYVVDICRATRESPSLTLGVSPRGATALLATSRAWAWLTGRDYVIPDDVKALALPTLRHRIQLRPEAEMEGVTADSVINAILAHVPVPR; translated from the coding sequence ATGGCCCCGACCACTGACAACGCCGGGTTCGCCGGGGATGCGGGCACCGCCCGCTCCTCCCTGGAGGCCCTGCGCACCGAGATCGCCAAAGCCGTGGTCGGCCAGGACCCCGCCGTGACCGGCCTCGTCGTCGCCCTCCTCTGCCGCGGACACGTTCTCCTCGAAGGAGTCCCCGGAGTCGCCAAGACGCTGCTCGTCCGCGCCCTCGCATCCGCGCTCGAACTGGAGACCAAACGCGTCCAGTTCACCCCCGACCTGATGCCGAGTGACATCACCGGCTCCCTCGTCTACGACGCCCGCACCGCCGAGTTCTCCTTCCAGCCCGGCCCGGTCTTCACCAACCTCCTGCTCGCCGACGAGATCAACCGGACCCCGCCGAAGACCCAGTCGTCCCTCCTCGAAGCGATGGAGGAACGCCAGGTCACGGTCGACGGCACTCCGCGCCCGCTCCCGGAACCGTTCCTGGTGGCAGCGACGCAGAACCCGGTCGAGTACGAGGGCACGTACCCCCTCCCCGAAGCCCAACTGGACCGCTTCCTCCTCAAACTGACGATCCCTCTCCCTTCCCGCCAGGATGAGATCGACGTCCTCACGCGCCACGCCGAGGGTTTCAACCCGCGCGACCTGCGCGCCGCCGGCGTACGCCCCGTGGCGGGCCCGGCCGATCTGGAGGCCGCCCGCGCCGCAGTCGCCAAGACGGCCGTCTCCCCCGAAATCACCGGCTACGTAGTGGACATCTGCCGCGCCACCCGCGAATCCCCGTCCCTCACCCTCGGTGTGTCGCCGCGCGGCGCAACGGCGCTGCTGGCCACCTCCCGAGCCTGGGCCTGGCTGACCGGCCGCGACTACGTGATCCCCGACGATGTGAAAGCCCTGGCCCTCCCCACGCTCCGGCATCGCATCCAACTCCGCCCGGAGGCCGAGATGGAGGGCGTGACGGCCGACTCGGTCATCAACGCGATCCTCGCCCACGTTCCCGTCCCCCGCTGA
- a CDS encoding DUF4350 domain-containing protein: MTAEAALPSTSASATARQVWTRARGVVLALVILLAAAVAIAAIRSGDQHGRLDPRSADPYGSRAVAELLADRGVSTRVVTTLSEARTAAGPGTTLLIAVPDLLTHRQQSLLYAATESSGGRTVLIAAKSPSIGTLAPGVTADPALSFDSKLTPGCGLPAARRAGAADTGGIRYTTSVSHADSCYPSDGLPTLVRVPAASGNGDTVVLGAPDILYNDRLDEQGNASLALQLLGSRSHLVWYLLSLSDDSATDTGDRTFMDLLPSGWLWGTLQLFIAAALAALWRARRLGPLVPERLPVAIRASETVEGRARLYRKANARDRAAAALRSTTRTRLAPLVGVPVAQAHAPEALLPALSAHLRDDGQALHALLFGPPPRDDAALIALADQLDALEREVRRP, translated from the coding sequence ATGACCGCCGAGGCCGCGCTTCCGTCCACCTCGGCCTCCGCCACCGCCCGCCAGGTGTGGACCCGCGCGCGCGGTGTCGTGCTCGCCCTCGTGATCCTCCTGGCGGCCGCCGTCGCGATCGCCGCGATCCGCTCCGGGGACCAGCACGGCCGCCTCGACCCACGCTCCGCCGACCCCTACGGCAGCCGTGCCGTCGCCGAACTCCTCGCCGACCGGGGCGTCTCCACGCGCGTGGTCACCACACTCAGCGAGGCACGCACCGCCGCCGGCCCCGGCACGACCCTCCTGATCGCGGTCCCGGATCTGCTGACGCACCGCCAACAGTCCCTCCTGTACGCGGCGACGGAGAGCTCCGGCGGCCGTACGGTCCTCATCGCCGCCAAGTCCCCCTCGATCGGCACCCTCGCCCCGGGCGTCACCGCCGACCCCGCCCTCAGCTTCGATTCGAAGCTCACCCCCGGCTGCGGACTGCCGGCCGCCCGCCGCGCGGGCGCCGCCGACACGGGCGGCATCCGCTACACCACGAGCGTCTCCCACGCCGACTCGTGCTACCCCAGCGACGGTCTGCCCACCCTCGTACGCGTACCGGCCGCGTCCGGGAACGGCGACACCGTCGTGCTCGGCGCTCCCGACATCCTCTACAACGACCGCCTCGACGAGCAGGGCAACGCCTCGCTCGCCCTCCAACTGCTCGGCTCCCGCTCCCACCTGGTCTGGTACCTCCTCTCGCTCTCCGACGACTCGGCCACCGACACGGGCGACCGCACCTTCATGGACCTGCTCCCCTCGGGCTGGCTGTGGGGCACACTGCAGCTCTTCATCGCGGCAGCGCTGGCCGCCCTCTGGCGGGCACGCCGACTCGGCCCCCTCGTACCCGAACGGCTCCCCGTGGCGATCCGCGCCTCCGAAACCGTCGAAGGCCGCGCCCGCCTCTACCGCAAAGCCAACGCCCGCGACCGCGCGGCCGCTGCTCTGCGCTCCACCACCCGCACTCGCCTCGCCCCCCTCGTAGGCGTCCCCGTCGCCCAGGCGCACGCGCCCGAAGCCCTGCTCCCCGCCCTGTCCGCCCACCTCCGCGACGACGGACAGGCCCTGCACGCCCTGCTCTTCGGGCCGCCGCCCCGCGACGACGCGGCCCTGATCGCACTCGCCGACCAACTCGACGCCCTCGAAAGAGAGGTACGCCGTCCATGA
- a CDS encoding DUF4129 domain-containing protein → MSLAGGVLTAVPALPRAAGTVVRTLLPSGDEPPVTIPRDPAREAARRELSKRMYHKNDPSLFERALNAFWDWVDRLFNAASTATPGGALGLLVIVLAVLAVGGALWWRLGTPGRAPLPAAALFEDRPRSAAEHRAAAEAHAAQGHWNQAVQERMRAVVRSLEERALLDVRPGRTADEAASEAGRTLPVHAERLRAAARDFDDVTYGGRAAGEGTYQRLAALDADVDRTRPVLMSNAHSTAHSARQGAAE, encoded by the coding sequence GTGAGCCTGGCGGGGGGAGTTCTCACAGCGGTGCCGGCCCTGCCGCGCGCAGCCGGAACAGTCGTACGCACGCTGTTGCCCTCCGGCGACGAACCACCGGTGACGATCCCGCGCGATCCCGCGCGGGAGGCCGCCCGGCGGGAACTGTCGAAGCGGATGTACCACAAGAACGATCCCAGCCTGTTCGAACGTGCCCTGAACGCCTTCTGGGACTGGGTCGACCGCCTGTTCAACGCCGCGTCCACCGCGACACCGGGCGGCGCACTCGGCCTCCTCGTCATCGTGCTTGCCGTGCTGGCGGTCGGCGGCGCCCTGTGGTGGCGCCTGGGCACCCCGGGCAGGGCCCCGCTCCCGGCGGCCGCGCTGTTCGAGGACCGCCCCCGCAGCGCCGCCGAACACCGCGCGGCCGCCGAGGCCCACGCCGCCCAGGGCCACTGGAACCAGGCCGTCCAGGAGCGCATGCGTGCCGTTGTCCGATCCCTGGAGGAACGCGCCCTCCTCGACGTGCGCCCGGGCCGCACCGCCGACGAGGCGGCCTCGGAAGCGGGCCGTACGCTTCCCGTCCACGCCGAGCGACTGCGCGCCGCGGCCCGGGACTTCGACGACGTCACATACGGCGGACGGGCCGCGGGAGAAGGAACGTACCAGCGCCTCGCCGCCCTCGACGCCGACGTGGACCGGACCCGGCCCGTGCTCATGAGCAACGCCCACAGCACGGCCCACAGCGCCCGCCAGGGAGCCGCCGAATGA
- a CDS encoding glycerophosphoryl diester phosphodiesterase membrane domain-containing protein encodes MKDTPGWASPGSASSDGQEPDASGAAQPPEQPSDQSGADQSQPPSNWSKEQPPPGQWTAPHPQGPGQAPPPPPPGPGWGGRHPGGPGGHGGQSGAWGGPGYGGPGGPAGWGGNWGGPPPAAKPGVIPLRPLGVGEILDGAVSTMRMYWRTVLGISLAVAVFTQILVILLQGLVLDDSAGTDTLNDPSATVSELSRAMGEALLNSGVVLLITLLGTIVATALLTTVTSRAVLGKSVTTAEAWRDARPQLLKLFGLTFLLPLIGLAIIAVGALPGVLVVLAGATDAGASLAVLGGLAAAVCALWVMIRFSLASPALMLERQSIRKSMSRSAKLVRGSWWRVFGIQLLATIIANIVASIVVIPFAFLAAALSGDGISGILTSGTGGLGWTFLIVSGVGSVIGAMLTFPITAGVTVLLYIDQRIRREALDLDLARAAGVQDYGSTAPGTTAGS; translated from the coding sequence ATGAAAGACACTCCGGGCTGGGCCTCGCCCGGATCTGCCTCCTCCGACGGGCAGGAGCCGGACGCCTCCGGCGCCGCGCAGCCCCCGGAGCAGCCCTCGGACCAGAGCGGCGCGGACCAGTCGCAGCCGCCCTCGAACTGGTCCAAGGAGCAGCCCCCGCCCGGGCAGTGGACCGCTCCCCACCCCCAGGGCCCGGGCCAGGCCCCGCCACCACCACCGCCCGGCCCGGGATGGGGCGGCCGGCATCCCGGCGGCCCGGGAGGTCACGGCGGCCAGAGCGGTGCCTGGGGCGGACCCGGCTACGGAGGTCCGGGGGGACCGGCCGGCTGGGGCGGCAACTGGGGCGGCCCGCCGCCCGCGGCCAAGCCCGGCGTGATCCCGCTGCGCCCGCTCGGCGTCGGCGAGATCCTCGACGGCGCGGTCTCCACCATGCGCATGTACTGGCGCACGGTCCTCGGCATCTCGCTGGCCGTCGCCGTCTTCACGCAGATCCTCGTCATCCTGCTCCAGGGGCTCGTCCTGGACGACAGCGCCGGCACGGACACCCTCAACGACCCGAGCGCCACCGTCAGCGAGCTCAGCCGCGCCATGGGCGAGGCCCTGCTGAACTCCGGCGTCGTCCTCCTGATCACCCTCCTCGGCACCATCGTCGCGACCGCCCTGCTCACGACCGTGACCAGCCGGGCGGTGCTCGGCAAGTCGGTGACGACCGCCGAGGCCTGGCGCGACGCGCGGCCCCAGCTGCTGAAGTTGTTCGGCCTGACCTTCCTGCTGCCGCTCATCGGCCTCGCCATCATCGCCGTCGGCGCACTGCCCGGGGTACTCGTCGTCCTCGCCGGCGCGACGGACGCGGGCGCCTCGCTGGCCGTCCTCGGTGGCCTCGCCGCGGCGGTGTGCGCGCTCTGGGTGATGATCCGCTTCTCGCTCGCCTCGCCCGCCCTGATGCTCGAGAGGCAGAGCATCCGGAAGTCGATGAGCCGCTCCGCGAAACTCGTGCGCGGCTCGTGGTGGCGCGTCTTCGGCATCCAGCTGCTCGCCACGATCATCGCCAACATCGTCGCGTCGATCGTCGTGATCCCGTTCGCCTTCCTGGCCGCCGCGCTGAGCGGCGACGGCATCTCCGGCATCCTCACCAGCGGCACCGGCGGCCTCGGCTGGACGTTCCTCATCGTGAGCGGGGTCGGCTCGGTGATCGGTGCCATGCTCACGTTCCCCATCACCGCGGGCGTGACCGTGCTGCTCTACATCGACCAGCGCATCCGCCGCGAAGCCCTCGACCTCGACCTGGCCCGCGCCGCCGGCGTCCAGGACTACGGCTCCACCGCCCCCGGCACCACTGCGGGGAGCTGA
- the mtnA gene encoding S-methyl-5-thioribose-1-phosphate isomerase yields MADQYAQSGEDNRPTEIPAIRWDEPPEGPVLVLLDQTRLPAEEVELVCTDAPALVEAIRTLAVRGAPLLGIAGAYGVALAAARGFDVDEAAQALSGARPTAVNLAVGVRRARAAYRDALAGGGDPERAAAAALQAARALHREDAEASARMAEHGLALLDELLPGGGHRLLTHCNTGALVSGGEGTAFAVALAAHREGRLRRLWVDETRPLLQGARLTAYEAARNGMAYTLLTDNAAGSLFAAGEVDAVLIGADRIAADGSVANKVGSYPLAVLARYHHVPFIVVAPVTTVDPDTPDGASIEVEQRAGHEVTEVTAPQVPVAGAEAGGGIPVAPLGTQAYNPAFDVTPPELVTAIVTEEGAVSPVTASALAELCARSRQVTIS; encoded by the coding sequence ATGGCTGATCAGTACGCGCAATCAGGCGAGGACAACCGGCCGACGGAGATACCGGCGATTCGTTGGGACGAACCGCCCGAGGGACCTGTGCTGGTCCTTCTCGACCAGACAAGGCTGCCGGCCGAGGAGGTCGAGCTGGTGTGCACGGACGCGCCGGCGCTGGTGGAGGCGATTCGCACGCTCGCCGTGCGCGGGGCACCGCTGCTCGGGATCGCCGGGGCGTACGGCGTCGCGCTCGCCGCCGCGCGCGGCTTCGACGTGGACGAGGCCGCCCAGGCGCTGTCCGGCGCCCGGCCGACCGCGGTGAACCTCGCTGTCGGCGTGCGCCGGGCCCGGGCCGCGTACCGGGACGCGCTCGCCGGGGGCGGTGATCCGGAGCGGGCCGCGGCGGCGGCACTCCAGGCGGCGCGGGCGCTGCACCGGGAGGACGCCGAGGCGAGCGCGCGGATGGCTGAGCACGGCCTTGCGCTGCTCGACGAGCTGCTGCCGGGCGGTGGGCACCGGCTGCTGACGCACTGCAACACCGGGGCGCTGGTGTCCGGGGGTGAGGGAACGGCGTTCGCGGTGGCGTTGGCGGCGCACCGGGAGGGGCGGCTGCGCAGGCTGTGGGTGGACGAAACGCGGCCTTTGCTGCAAGGTGCTCGTCTGACGGCGTACGAGGCGGCGCGCAACGGGATGGCGTACACCTTGCTCACGGACAACGCGGCCGGCTCGCTGTTCGCGGCGGGGGAAGTGGACGCGGTGCTGATCGGGGCCGATCGCATCGCGGCCGACGGTTCGGTGGCGAACAAGGTGGGGAGCTATCCGCTCGCGGTCCTTGCCAGGTATCACCATGTGCCGTTCATTGTGGTGGCGCCGGTGACGACGGTGGATCCGGACACCCCGGACGGGGCATCCATCGAGGTCGAACAGCGTGCCGGTCATGAAGTGACCGAGGTCACAGCACCCCAGGTGCCGGTGGCGGGAGCGGAAGCAGGAGGCGGGATACCGGTGGCACCACTGGGGACCCAGGCGTACAACCCGGCGTTCGACGTGACGCCGCCCGAGCTGGTGACGGCGATCGTCACCGAAGAGGGCGCCGTCTCGCCCGTCACGGCATCGGCGCTCGCCGAGCTGTGTGCCAGGTCACGCCAGGTAACGATTAGCTAA
- the mtrA gene encoding two-component system response regulator MtrA: MMSFMKGRVLVVDDDTALAEMLGIVLRGEGFEPSFVADGDKALAAFRESKPDLVLLDLMLPGRDGIEVCRLIRAESGVPIVMLTAKSDTVDVVVGLESGADDYIVKPFKPKELVARIRARLRRSEEPAPEQLGIGDLVIDVAGHSVKRDGQSIALTPLEFDLLVALARKPWQVFTREVLLEQVWGYRHAADTRLVNVHVQRLRSKVEKDPERPEIVVTVRGVGYKAGPS; the protein is encoded by the coding sequence ATGATGTCGTTTATGAAGGGACGAGTCCTTGTCGTCGATGACGACACCGCACTGGCCGAGATGCTCGGCATTGTGTTGCGTGGTGAAGGTTTTGAGCCGTCTTTTGTAGCCGACGGCGACAAGGCGCTGGCCGCTTTCCGTGAGTCCAAGCCCGATCTTGTGCTCCTGGACCTGATGCTGCCCGGCCGGGACGGTATCGAGGTGTGCCGCCTGATCAGGGCGGAGTCCGGGGTGCCGATCGTGATGCTCACGGCCAAGAGCGACACCGTCGATGTCGTGGTGGGCCTGGAGTCGGGCGCGGACGACTACATCGTGAAGCCGTTCAAGCCAAAGGAGCTGGTGGCCCGTATCCGGGCGCGGCTGCGGAGGTCCGAGGAGCCGGCGCCCGAGCAGCTCGGCATAGGTGACCTGGTCATCGATGTGGCGGGTCACTCCGTGAAGCGGGACGGGCAGTCGATCGCGCTGACGCCGCTGGAGTTCGATCTGCTGGTGGCGCTGGCCCGCAAGCCGTGGCAGGTGTTCACGCGTGAGGTCCTGCTCGAGCAGGTCTGGGGCTACCGGCACGCGGCGGACACCCGCCTGGTCAACGTGCATGTACAGCGGCTGCGCTCCAAAGTCGAGAAGGACCCGGAGCGGCCGGAGATCGTGGTGACCGTCCGTGGCGTCGGTTACAAGGCCGGACCGAGCTGA